The window TCTCACCGTGGGATTTGTTGTCGCCCTCACCGCGCTGGCGGCGTACCTCACCGTGTCCGCGCAGCTGACCCGTACCGTCGACGAGAATCTGCTCGAACGAGCCGACAAGTCCGTGTCCTCGATGCTCGGGAGCCCGTCGACGCTGGTCGACGTGCCAGCCGAGGCGATCTTGGCGGCCGACCTCCGGGTGGCGATCATCCGCCACGACGGCGAGGGGTGGAGCGCCGAAGGCGAGGAGAGCGCTCCGCCCCTGGGTGAGCCCGAGTTGGCCGTCGCTCGAGGACTGGAGCCGCAGAGCGTCCGGACCGCGGACCTCGATGGCGAGTCGTTTCGGGTAGTGGCTGTCCCAGCGGGCCGCGGGCTGGCCCTGGTTCTCGGGCAGTCCACCGAGCAGACCGAGCGCATACTCGACCGGATGCAGGTGGTGTCGATCCTGGTCGGCGCGCTGGGCATCGTCATCGCCACCTGGGCCGGATTGTCGATCGCACAAGCTGGGCTCCGGCCGGTCCGGCAACTGACCGAGGCGGCCGAACACGTCGCCGCCACCCAGCGCCTGGATCCCATCGAGGTCGAGGGCAACGACGAGATCGCCCGGCTCGCGCACTCGTTCAACGCGATGCTCGCTGCGCTGGCCGAGGCCCGAGCTCGGCAGACCCGTTTGGTCGCCGACGCCGGCCACGAACTCCGTACACCTCTGACCAGCATGCGCACCAACCTCGATCTGCTGGCGCAAAGCGACCGTGAAGGCGGGCTGCCTGCGGAGGAACGGGCTCAGATCATTGCCGACGTCCGGGCGCAGGCCGAAGAGCTGTCCCAGCTCATGGGCGATCTCGTCGAGCTCTCCCGGGACGATGCGCCGTCGGCGTCCCACGAACGGCTCGACCTGGCCGATGTCGTCCGCGACGCGTTGGCTCGCGTCCGCCGGCGGGCGCCCGGAGTGACGTTCACCGCGGATCTGCGGCCGTGGATCGTCGACGGTGAGTCCCGCCTGCTCGATAGAGCGGTGACCAACCTGCTCGACAATGCCGCCAAGTACAGCCCGGGCGACGGCATCGTCACCGTGACTCTGCGCGACGGCGTGCTCCAGGTCCAAGATCAAGGCCCTGGTATCGCCGACGAGGACCGTCCCCACGTCTTCGAACGTTTCTACCGCTCGCCCGAGGCGCGCGCCCGGCCCGGCTCCGGGCTTGGCCTCGCGATCGTGCGTTCGGCGGCCGAACGCCACGGTGGGCACGTCGCCGCGGGCCGGGCCGAATCCGGAGGTGCCCTGCTGACAATGCGTATACCTGGTGCTTCTTCGGAATCCTTAGCCTGAAGTTCAGGATGTTCTCAGAGTTTCAGGGAACCGTAGGAGCATGAGCGAACCATTCCACGGCAGCACGCCTTCCCAGGACCCGCACGACCGGCATCCAGCGCCCGGCGCCGATACCCCTCCTCCCCCGCCGGCGCCGTCCACCGCTGCCGGCCATTCCGACACCGCGATGCTGGCTGCCCCGGTGGCTTCCGCTGGTGATCAGAAGCCTAAGCGTGGACGGATGCTCGTAACCGGGCTGGTCATCGGCGCGATCATCGGTGGTGGTTCCGGTGCTGCGGTCACCGCATGGCTGGACGATTCGCCCGAGGAGTCGCCGGGACAGAGCAGCCTCGTCACCAGCGATGACAATGGCGAGCGCCAGCCGGCAGTCTCACTCGACAGCGTCGAGAGTGTCGCCGAACAGATCCTGCCGAGCGTCGTGTCGATCACCATCGGCAATGAGTTCGGAGGGCAAGGCGGCACCGGCTCCGGCGTCGTGATCTCCAGCGACGGCGAGATCCTGACGAATGCCCACGTCGCGGAGGCTGCTGGTCCGGGCGGGCAGCTCCGGGTCACGTTCGAAGACGGCACCGTCGCCGACGCCGAGGTCGTCGGGAGCGACCCGTTGATCGACCTGGCTGTCATCAGGGCCCAAGACGTCTCGGGCCTCACGCCGGCCACGCTCGGCAACTCCGGCGATTTGCTCGTCGGCGAACAGGTTGTCGCGATCGGCTCACCATTGGGTCTGGACGGCACCGTGACCAGCGGTATCGTTTCCGCTCTCCAGCGGCCGGTGGCCATCGGCGAAGAGCGGGACGCGACCACCGTCATCGACGCCATCCAGACCGACGCGCCGATCAATCGCGGCAACTCCGGCGGCCCGCTGGTCAATATGGCCGGCGAGGTGATCGGCATCAACAGCGCCATCGCCACCAGCGGGATGGACAGCGGATCGATCGGGCTGGGATTCTCGATCCCGATCGATCAGGCCCGTCCGATCGCCGAGGAACTGATCGAGACGGGCAGTGCCACCCACGCCCGCATCGGTGTCGAGGTGGGAACACCTCAGGGAGACACCCCTGGCGCCCTCGTCGGCCGGATCGAGCCGGGCGGTAGCGCCGCCGACGCCGGCCTCGAGGAAGGCGACATCATCACCAGGATCAACGATCGCGTCGTTCAGGACCACATCTCGCTCATCGCCGCTGTCCGCTCTTACCGTCCGGGTGACGAGGTGACGCTGACGTTCATCCGGGACGGCGACGAGCAGACCGTTGACCTCGTCCTGGGCAGCGACGCCCAGATCACCTGAGCCCCGCACGCCGGTGATCAAGAACACTTGACGTGACATATCCCGGCAGATGTGTTCATGATCACCGGAGCCGGGCGGCAGACTGGTGGCATGCGCTTTGCGGATGTAGCCGATACGTCGCTCGAGGTAGCCCGCACCACCGGGCGCTTGGCCAAGATCCAGCTACTCGCTGAGTGTCTGCGCCGCGCCCAGCCGGACGAAGCGGAGATCGCGGCCAGCTATCTGGCCGGGGAGCTGCGCCAGCGGCGCACCGGCCTGGGGTACGCCGCGGTACGCGACATGCCACAGCCGGCTGAACAGCCCGAGCTCACTCTCCGCGACGTAGATGCCGAGTTCACGCGCATCGCCGAGCTGTCCGGCAAAGGCTCCACAACAGCCAAGCGAGAAGCCCTGCGCGACATGCTCAGCCGAGCCACGCCGGCCGAACAACGGCTGCTGGCCGGTCTGGTCACCGGTGAGGTCCGGCAAGGGGCACTCGACGGCGTGCTGACCGAAGCCGTGGCCACGGCCGCGAATCTGCCCGCCGGCCAGGTCCGCCGGGCCGTCATGGTCGCCGGCGCCCTGGTGCCGGTCGCCGCCGCGGTCCTGGCCGATGGAGCGGCGGCGCTGAGCCGCTTCCGGCTGGCTATCGGGTCGCCGATACGCCCCATGCTGGCCTCTCCCTCTGCGGGGATCACCGAGGCGATGAACCAGCTCGGTGAATCCGGGGTCGAGTGGAAGCTCGACGGCGTCCGGGTCCAGATCCACCGCCACGGCTCGGACGTACACGTCTTCACCCGTACCCTCGACGACATCACGGCGCGCGTTCCAGAGGTCGTCGAGGCCGCGCTGGCGCTACCGGTCACGTCCGCCGTTCTGGACGGTGAGGCGATCGCCCTGGGACACGAGCACCGCCCCCTTCCGTTCCAGCGGACATCGGCTCGTGTCGGGCACCGTACCGACGTCACTCGTGCCCGCCGCGAGGTCCCGCTTTCTGTCTTCTTCTTCGACTGCCTGCACCTCGATGGGCAGGATCTGCTGGGTGAGCCGGCCGCTCGGCGCTGGGCCGCGCTGGCCGGCGTCGTACCGGAGACACAGCGGGTGCCCCGCATCGTCACCGGTAGCGCCGCCGAAGCCGAGGCGTTCTTTGCCGACGCAGTGCGTCTCGGACACGAAGGTGTGGTCGCGAAGTCTCTCGACGCCGCTTACGAAGCCGGCCGGCGCGGAGCCAGCTGGCTCAAGGTCAAGCCGCGGCACACGCTGGATCTCGCTATCCTGGCCGCCGAGTGGGGCAGCGGACGCAGACAGGGCTGGCTGTCCAACCTCCACCTCGGCGCCCGGGATCCGGAAGGTGAGTACGGCCCGGCAGGGGGCTTTGTCATGCTGGGCAAGACGTTCAAAGGGCTCACGGATCAGATGCTCACGTGGCAGACTGAACGGCTCCTGAGCCTGGCCGAGGGGGCCACCGACCAGTGGGTGGTCCAGGTACGCCCCGAGCTGCTGGCCGAGATCGCTTTCGACGGAGTCCAGACGTCGTCACGGTATCCGGCCGGCATCACCCTGCGCTTCGCCCGAGTGCTGCACCATCGCCCTGACAAACCCGCCTCGGAAGCCGACACGGTAGCGGCTGTACAGGCCTTGGCACAGTACACCGGTTCCTAGCGGCCACGTACCGGGCTACCCGCAATTCGGACTGTGGACCCCGACGAGGCCGAACTCACGCCCCCCGGTGGGCCCGCTCGAGGCGTTCCACACCCTCGGCGAGCACATCCATGCCGGTGTGATCCGACGAGCTCAGCAACAACCCGGCGGCTTCCCACATCGCGATGTGGATCGCCTCCACGGTCTGCGTGTCCGGATCGTCAAGCCGGGTTCCGCCGTTCTTCGGCACAGCCGCTTCCAGCGCG is drawn from Phytoactinopolyspora mesophila and contains these coding sequences:
- a CDS encoding ATP-dependent DNA ligase, producing MRFADVADTSLEVARTTGRLAKIQLLAECLRRAQPDEAEIAASYLAGELRQRRTGLGYAAVRDMPQPAEQPELTLRDVDAEFTRIAELSGKGSTTAKREALRDMLSRATPAEQRLLAGLVTGEVRQGALDGVLTEAVATAANLPAGQVRRAVMVAGALVPVAAAVLADGAAALSRFRLAIGSPIRPMLASPSAGITEAMNQLGESGVEWKLDGVRVQIHRHGSDVHVFTRTLDDITARVPEVVEAALALPVTSAVLDGEAIALGHEHRPLPFQRTSARVGHRTDVTRARREVPLSVFFFDCLHLDGQDLLGEPAARRWAALAGVVPETQRVPRIVTGSAAEAEAFFADAVRLGHEGVVAKSLDAAYEAGRRGASWLKVKPRHTLDLAILAAEWGSGRRQGWLSNLHLGARDPEGEYGPAGGFVMLGKTFKGLTDQMLTWQTERLLSLAEGATDQWVVQVRPELLAEIAFDGVQTSSRYPAGITLRFARVLHHRPDKPASEADTVAAVQALAQYTGS
- a CDS encoding S1C family serine protease encodes the protein MSEPFHGSTPSQDPHDRHPAPGADTPPPPPAPSTAAGHSDTAMLAAPVASAGDQKPKRGRMLVTGLVIGAIIGGGSGAAVTAWLDDSPEESPGQSSLVTSDDNGERQPAVSLDSVESVAEQILPSVVSITIGNEFGGQGGTGSGVVISSDGEILTNAHVAEAAGPGGQLRVTFEDGTVADAEVVGSDPLIDLAVIRAQDVSGLTPATLGNSGDLLVGEQVVAIGSPLGLDGTVTSGIVSALQRPVAIGEERDATTVIDAIQTDAPINRGNSGGPLVNMAGEVIGINSAIATSGMDSGSIGLGFSIPIDQARPIAEELIETGSATHARIGVEVGTPQGDTPGALVGRIEPGGSAADAGLEEGDIITRINDRVVQDHISLIAAVRSYRPGDEVTLTFIRDGDEQTVDLVLGSDAQIT
- a CDS encoding sensor histidine kinase, yielding MSLRTRVGALAGLTVGFVVALTALAAYLTVSAQLTRTVDENLLERADKSVSSMLGSPSTLVDVPAEAILAADLRVAIIRHDGEGWSAEGEESAPPLGEPELAVARGLEPQSVRTADLDGESFRVVAVPAGRGLALVLGQSTEQTERILDRMQVVSILVGALGIVIATWAGLSIAQAGLRPVRQLTEAAEHVAATQRLDPIEVEGNDEIARLAHSFNAMLAALAEARARQTRLVADAGHELRTPLTSMRTNLDLLAQSDREGGLPAEERAQIIADVRAQAEELSQLMGDLVELSRDDAPSASHERLDLADVVRDALARVRRRAPGVTFTADLRPWIVDGESRLLDRAVTNLLDNAAKYSPGDGIVTVTLRDGVLQVQDQGPGIADEDRPHVFERFYRSPEARARPGSGLGLAIVRSAAERHGGHVAAGRAESGGALLTMRIPGASSESLA